One Pseudodesulfovibrio cashew DNA window includes the following coding sequences:
- a CDS encoding Crp/Fnr family transcriptional regulator, producing MKEVPFDPENNCFMKRLRCVPAFDALPDDHIRLAMNAASLRRYDPGEVIMGDGVCERQVHFLIAGEVEVSGIGEEPYRLDRLGDVFGEVSVEDGCSCSSRVTALRRSLVVAFDEDALGAMGDVGKIFTQAIIYRIFAEVLAMRLKEADRRIAKLQAELDDLRN from the coding sequence ATGAAGGAAGTCCCTTTCGATCCGGAAAACAACTGTTTCATGAAACGGTTGCGTTGCGTACCCGCCTTTGACGCCCTGCCCGACGACCATATCCGCCTGGCCATGAACGCCGCATCCCTCCGCCGCTACGACCCGGGCGAGGTGATCATGGGCGACGGTGTGTGTGAACGGCAGGTCCACTTTCTCATTGCCGGAGAGGTGGAGGTGAGCGGGATCGGCGAGGAGCCCTACCGTCTGGACCGGTTGGGGGATGTATTCGGCGAGGTCTCGGTGGAAGACGGGTGCTCATGTTCGAGCCGAGTCACGGCACTTCGCCGGTCGCTGGTGGTGGCCTTTGACGAAGACGCCCTCGGAGCCATGGGCGACGTGGGCAAGATTTTCACCCAGGCGATCATCTACAGAATATTTGCCGAGGTTCTGGCCATGCGCCTCAAGGAGGCGGACCGGAGAATCGCCAAGCTCCAGGCCGAACTTGACGATCTGCGCAACTGA
- a CDS encoding LysR substrate-binding domain-containing protein, whose amino-acid sequence MMELRQLKYFIAVAEELHFGRAAERCHIAQPPLSQQIKRLEEELGVTLLERTSRKVSLTPEGTEFLRRCRDIRDRLEEAVNCVQDMAQGLEGQLRVGFIGPASLSKLPKAIRAFREQNPNIRLDFSAQSTTEQLPMLRGDRLDIAFVRLFGHDTRGLDTLLFLREPYVLAVPEGHAFTSRERIDITDLEDEPLIFNQRIAQPALYRSLIGSFHKAGFMPSIVQEVNTEQSTVALVATGLGCALVPASSAGDRRSGVVFRPLDGDLPQWEITALWKKKNESVLLRKFLDVVAQFREISDAVSA is encoded by the coding sequence ATGATGGAACTCAGACAACTCAAGTATTTCATCGCCGTGGCAGAGGAACTGCACTTCGGCCGAGCCGCCGAACGGTGCCACATTGCCCAGCCGCCACTCTCCCAGCAGATCAAGCGCCTTGAGGAGGAGCTGGGGGTGACGCTCCTGGAACGGACCAGCCGCAAGGTCTCCCTCACCCCGGAGGGCACCGAGTTCCTGCGCCGTTGTCGGGATATCCGGGACCGGCTCGAAGAGGCGGTAAACTGCGTCCAGGACATGGCCCAGGGACTGGAGGGGCAGCTCCGGGTCGGGTTCATCGGCCCGGCGTCGCTGTCCAAACTGCCCAAGGCCATCCGCGCCTTCCGCGAGCAGAATCCCAACATCCGGCTGGACTTCTCGGCCCAGTCCACCACAGAACAACTGCCCATGCTGCGTGGCGACCGGCTGGACATCGCCTTTGTCCGGCTCTTCGGCCACGACACGCGCGGGCTCGACACGCTGCTTTTCCTGCGCGAGCCCTATGTCCTTGCCGTGCCCGAAGGCCACGCCTTTACCAGCCGCGAACGAATCGACATCACCGACCTGGAGGACGAACCGCTCATCTTCAATCAGCGTATCGCCCAGCCCGCCCTGTACCGCTCGCTCATCGGCTCCTTTCACAAGGCCGGGTTCATGCCCAGCATCGTCCAGGAGGTGAACACCGAGCAGTCCACCGTGGCGTTGGTGGCCACAGGCCTGGGCTGCGCTCTGGTTCCTGCCTCCAGCGCAGGCGACCGGCGCTCCGGCGTGGTCTTCCGCCCCCTGGACGGCGACCTCCCGCAATGGGAGATCACAGCCCTTTGGAAAAAGAAAAACGAGAGTGTCCTGCTGCGGAAATTCCTTGATGTGGTGGCACAGTTCCGGGAGATTTCCGACGCCGTCTCGGCCTGA
- a CDS encoding M48 family metallopeptidase: MNVYLAVILASLALSWLLGVLSNFLTTRAMTPEPPEEFADIYDAGGYADSQAYAKANMRFSNVADTASTLVSFAVILLGGFNWLDVAMRSLGYSPLITGLLYIGTLSLASYALSLPFEIYHTFVLENRFGFNKTTAGTFVADRVKGLVLTALLGGGLLAGVLFFFERTGDSAWLWCWGMASLFSLGLTYVAPTWILPLFNKFTPLEDGELRTALENYAAGADFELEGIFVMDGSKRSTKGNAFFTGFGRRKRIALFDTLIREQSPEEIRAVLAHEVGHSKRGHIRKRLLVGIVRTGAVFYLMSLFMDSPGLFAAFGMEQPSLYAGLVFFILLYTPLSLVLSVAGNYVSRKHEFEADEFAARTTGAPQAMVSALKKLSASNLSNLTPHPLTVWLDYSHPPVLARVRALNALS; encoded by the coding sequence TTGAACGTATATCTCGCCGTCATCCTCGCTTCTCTCGCCCTCTCATGGCTCCTCGGTGTGCTGTCTAACTTTCTCACTACCAGGGCCATGACACCCGAGCCGCCTGAAGAATTCGCGGACATCTACGACGCCGGGGGCTATGCCGATTCCCAGGCCTATGCCAAGGCGAACATGCGCTTTTCCAATGTGGCGGACACGGCCTCCACCCTGGTCTCCTTTGCCGTCATCCTGCTCGGCGGCTTCAACTGGCTGGACGTCGCAATGCGCTCCCTCGGGTACTCGCCGCTGATCACCGGGTTGCTCTACATCGGCACCCTCAGCCTGGCCAGCTATGCCCTGAGCCTGCCCTTCGAAATATACCACACCTTCGTGCTGGAGAACCGCTTCGGCTTCAACAAGACCACAGCGGGCACCTTCGTGGCCGACCGGGTGAAGGGGTTGGTGCTCACAGCGCTGCTTGGCGGCGGGCTGTTGGCCGGAGTGCTCTTCTTCTTTGAGCGCACCGGGGACTCGGCCTGGCTCTGGTGCTGGGGCATGGCCTCGCTCTTCAGCCTGGGGCTGACCTATGTGGCCCCCACCTGGATACTGCCGCTCTTCAACAAGTTCACGCCCCTGGAAGACGGGGAGCTGCGCACCGCCCTGGAGAATTACGCAGCAGGGGCGGACTTCGAGCTGGAGGGCATCTTCGTCATGGACGGCTCCAAGCGCTCCACCAAGGGCAACGCCTTTTTCACCGGATTCGGCAGGCGCAAGCGCATCGCCCTGTTCGACACCCTGATCAGGGAGCAGTCCCCGGAGGAAATCCGGGCCGTGCTCGCCCATGAGGTCGGCCACTCCAAGCGCGGGCACATCCGCAAACGGCTGCTGGTAGGCATCGTCAGGACCGGGGCGGTCTTCTACCTCATGTCCCTGTTCATGGATTCACCCGGCCTGTTCGCCGCTTTCGGCATGGAGCAACCCTCCCTCTACGCGGGGTTGGTCTTCTTCATCCTGCTCTACACTCCCCTGTCGCTGGTCCTCTCCGTGGCGGGCAACTACGTCTCCCGCAAGCATGAATTCGAGGCGGACGAGTTCGCGGCCAGAACCACGGGAGCGCCGCAGGCCATGGTCTCCGCCCTGAAAAAGCTCTCGGCCAGCAACCTGAGCAACCTCACCCCGCACCCTCTGACCGTATGGCTCGACTACAGCCACCCCCCGGTGCTGGCGAGGGTCCGCGCCCTGAATGCGCTGAGCTAG
- a CDS encoding class I SAM-dependent methyltransferase, whose amino-acid sequence MTETASFTGLLHPSIPAREVEPGILTVLPLGSANSYDDHGALAFYDAVACNPIYNRLMWGYRTAGLDRFCEILLSGGEGWFLDAGCGSLAFTAGAYARCSRPVVLADQSLTLLRKARQRLLAEGMTGENIVLLQADVMALPFRDEAFGTVMSMNMLHVLPEPEGMLAEVRRVLGPSGQAGFTTLHLSGRWSDRYLRMWERKGEVVCRTSEEVLAILAGAGMDAVLRAEGNMGFFQRRQGAE is encoded by the coding sequence GTGACGGAGACCGCATCTTTTACCGGCCTGCTGCACCCGAGTATTCCCGCCAGAGAGGTGGAGCCCGGCATTCTGACCGTGCTGCCCCTGGGCTCTGCCAATTCCTATGATGATCACGGCGCGCTCGCCTTTTACGACGCCGTGGCCTGCAACCCGATATACAACCGCCTGATGTGGGGATACCGGACAGCCGGGCTGGACCGGTTCTGCGAAATCCTTCTCTCCGGGGGCGAGGGATGGTTCCTGGACGCCGGGTGCGGTTCGCTGGCTTTCACCGCCGGTGCCTACGCCCGGTGTAGCCGCCCCGTTGTGTTGGCGGACCAGTCCCTGACCCTGCTCAGGAAAGCCCGTCAGCGGCTGCTGGCGGAGGGGATGACCGGCGAGAACATCGTCCTGCTTCAGGCGGACGTCATGGCGCTCCCGTTCCGTGACGAGGCCTTCGGCACGGTCATGTCCATGAACATGCTTCACGTTCTGCCCGAGCCCGAGGGCATGCTCGCCGAGGTCCGGCGGGTGCTCGGACCTTCCGGGCAGGCGGGCTTCACCACGCTGCATCTCTCGGGGCGTTGGTCGGATCGCTACCTGCGGATGTGGGAGCGCAAGGGAGAGGTCGTCTGCCGGACAAGTGAGGAGGTGCTGGCAATTCTCGCCGGGGCCGGGATGGACGCCGTTCTCCGGGCAGAGGGGAACATGGGCTTTTTCCAGCGGAGACAGGGCGCGGAGTAG
- a CDS encoding LysR family transcriptional regulator, translated as MELRQLRYFIAVAEELNFTRAAERCHIAQPPLSQQIKKLEEELEIRLFDRTNKRVRLTAEGESFLATARSALDGLTQGVENARMVSRGEVGLLRIGFLNSSIQTPFPDALTDFRKQYPGIILDIREMDSFNQAKALHEGELDVGICHDWYAREPWLASRLFYYDDYYLAVHRDDPVAARGIGRWKDLDGEPFIMFSRRHYPASYDLMMNRFRQFGVSPCVVQEAKTHHTKLALVAAGMGVGFVPERMHEVCPTQVRLVPFEWEGAVRKGIVMLAWRDGPLSPALSRFLELMGGYCQEEKLLHAADGPLASN; from the coding sequence ATGGAGTTGCGACAGCTTCGGTATTTCATCGCCGTGGCCGAGGAGTTGAATTTCACTCGCGCGGCCGAGCGGTGCCATATCGCCCAGCCGCCTCTCTCCCAGCAGATCAAGAAGCTGGAGGAGGAGCTGGAGATCAGGCTCTTCGATCGCACCAACAAGCGGGTTCGGCTCACCGCCGAGGGCGAGAGCTTCCTGGCTACGGCCCGGAGCGCGCTGGACGGCTTGACTCAGGGGGTGGAAAACGCCCGCATGGTCTCGCGTGGCGAGGTAGGCCTGTTGCGCATCGGCTTCCTCAATTCCTCCATTCAGACGCCTTTCCCCGACGCGCTGACCGATTTTCGCAAACAGTATCCCGGCATTATTCTCGACATCCGGGAGATGGATTCCTTCAACCAGGCCAAGGCGCTCCACGAGGGCGAGCTGGACGTCGGCATCTGCCACGACTGGTATGCCCGGGAGCCTTGGCTGGCCAGTCGCCTTTTCTATTACGACGACTATTATCTGGCCGTGCACCGGGACGATCCGGTGGCCGCACGCGGCATCGGACGCTGGAAGGATCTGGACGGCGAGCCGTTCATCATGTTCTCTCGTCGTCACTATCCGGCCAGCTATGACCTGATGATGAACCGGTTCCGGCAGTTCGGCGTGTCGCCGTGCGTGGTGCAGGAGGCCAAGACCCACCACACCAAGCTCGCCCTGGTCGCTGCGGGCATGGGCGTCGGGTTCGTGCCCGAGCGCATGCACGAGGTCTGTCCCACCCAGGTCCGCCTTGTGCCTTTTGAATGGGAGGGGGCCGTGCGAAAAGGTATCGTCATGCTCGCCTGGCGCGACGGGCCGCTCTCTCCCGCCTTGAGCCGTTTTCTCGAACTCATGGGCGGCTACTGTCAGGAGGAAAAACTTCTGCATGCGGCGGACGGCCCTCTGGCCTCCAACTGA